One genomic region from Terriglobales bacterium encodes:
- a CDS encoding abortive infection family protein — MPFELWEGTNSFGDAFELLYATTTVDKYLELELEADTEIAKSRYKRIAHAMEQINNPIRFIAVDVLMEGVQGVPTPQLEVTSAVVERALSDFEALLHSKGGAVSGVDRIHTALHGYLRAVCNQEDIQYSDEADVTALFGLIRHQHPKLQKHPPGVEAQRMLRGLARIVDALNPVRNRKSMAHPNEELLDEPEALLTAHAVRTLLHYLNSKLR; from the coding sequence ATGCCCTTCGAATTGTGGGAGGGAACGAATAGCTTCGGTGATGCGTTCGAATTGCTCTACGCCACGACGACAGTTGACAAGTACCTTGAGCTCGAGTTGGAAGCTGACACAGAGATCGCCAAATCGCGTTACAAGAGAATTGCTCATGCCATGGAGCAGATTAACAATCCAATCCGCTTCATTGCGGTGGACGTGCTCATGGAGGGCGTTCAAGGTGTACCCACGCCCCAGTTAGAGGTCACTTCAGCGGTTGTCGAGCGTGCCTTGAGCGATTTTGAAGCGCTACTACATTCGAAGGGAGGGGCGGTAAGCGGCGTAGATCGGATACATACAGCATTGCATGGGTATCTTAGAGCAGTCTGTAACCAGGAGGATATCCAATACTCTGATGAGGCGGATGTCACCGCGCTCTTTGGGCTGATTCGACATCAACACCCTAAACTGCAGAAACACCCACCGGGTGTGGAAGCCCAGCGGATGCTACGTGGACTAGCGCGGATTGTTGACGCCCTAAATCCAGTGCGAAACCGGAAGAGCATGGCTCACCCGAATGAAGAGTTGCTGGACGAACCAGAGGCACTGTTGACGGCCCACGCCGTGAGAACACTGCTCCACTATCTGAATAGCAAGCTAAGATGA